One genomic segment of Drosophila melanogaster chromosome 3R includes these proteins:
- the Golgin84 gene encoding Golgin-84: MSSWITGLADKAENILNKLDQNAATALQTENATGSADPMRRSMTSSTQSLSTSLKSTLSPVRRSGANSSSSVKSDGGVSVVTKDMRQKMTTSASFSNSPDISANSMDTNELAAFKIALNEITAERDELRLRLEDLNNETEKFDLHQHTQVLEALVKSLSEERDKAVHDYNEAQAANMAYVHSISELETNLAKLQQEYISAAHKLQMQTKETEQQRQELQEYRIKAQRALQAKDSLIAELKAKPTEEGADPNLVSKDSETRFLQIEHESLKQELEHANEELQKARLQLDDYVSQERQRQVELSSARQREETLAKELRQAREHSVTSESDQRVLTQELASLRQQLSNQMAAAATRLQEREQQLQQMRQRLSEEANTGAKSDYETRLKALTQSLVERQSLLERVTSERNALRLQHEKAQTQLQQNMHLVEMESQRGSSRHTMLNSTDDVKAQFPLLMHPSPFDNRVARRFKRALRQADSMGIRVGTFLRRYPMMRVSVIVYVALLHLWVMFVLLSTTPN; this comes from the exons ATGTCATCCTGGATCACAGGACTGGCGGACAAGGCcgaaaacattttgaacaaGCTGGACCAAAATGCGGCAACGGCCCTGCAGACAGAGAACGCCACAGGTTCAGCGGATCCCATGCGTAGGAGCATGACGAGCAGCACCCAATCACTGTCCACATCCCTGAAGTCCACTCTGTCGCCAGTGCGGCGCTCGGGGGCCAATAGCTCATCAAGTGTAAAAAGCGATGGCGGGGTCTCCGTGGTCACTAAGGACATGCGCCAAAAGATGACCACGTCGGCCAGTTTCTCCAACAGTCCCGACATATCCGCCAACTCAATGGACACAAATGAATTGGCTGCCTTCAAGATCGCCCTGAATGAAATCACGGCCGAAAGAGATGAACTGCGTCTGCGCTTGGAAGATCTTAATAACGAAACCGAAAAGTTTGATCTGCATCAACACACCCAGGTGCTGGAAGCTCTGGTTAAAAGTCTGTCCGAAGAGCGGGACAAGGCGGTTCATGACTACAATGAGGCCCAGGCAGCTAACATGGCGTATGTGCACTCCATCTCCGAACTGGAAACCAATCTGGCCAAGTTGCAGCAGGAATACATAAGCGCCGCTCACAaattgcaaatgcaaacaaaggAAACGGAGCAGCAGCGCCAGGAGCTTCAGGAATACCGTATCAAGGCTCAGCGAGCTCTGCAAGCAAAGGATTCCCTCATCGCAGAGTTGAAGGCGAAGCCCACGGAGGAGGGCGCAGATCCAAACCTGGTGTCCAAGGACAGTGAAACGCGTTTTCTGCAAATTGAACACGAGTCACTTAAGCAAGAACTAGAGCATGCCAACGAGGAACTGCAAAAGGCGCGCTTGCAGCTGGACGATTACGTTTCCCAGGAAAGACAACGACAGGTGGAACTAAGCTCTGCCCGCCAACGCGAGGAAACACTAGCAAAGGAGTTGCGACAGGCAAGGGAACACAGTGTGACCTCCGAATCCGATCAGCGAGTGCTCACGCAGGAACTGGCCTCACTGCGGCAGCAACTTAGTAACCAAATGGCTGCTGCCGCCACTCGACTCCAGGAGCGGGAGCAGCAGCTTCAGCAGATGCGTCAGCGATTGAGCGAGGAAGCCAACACGGGAGCCAAGAGCGATTACGAGACTCGGCTAAAGGCTTTAACCCAATCACTGGTCGAACGTCAAAGTCTTCTGGAAAGAGTTACGAGTGAGAGAAATGCCCTGCGACTACAGCACGAAAAGGCACAGACGCAGCTACAGCAAAACATGCACTTGGTGGAAATGGAGAGCCAAAGGGGCAGCTCCCGCCATACTATGCTCAACAGCACAGATGATG TCAAAGCACAATTCCCGCTTCTCATGCATCCAAGTCCATTCGATAATCGTGTGGCACGACGCTTCAAGCGAGCCCTTCGCCAGGCGGACTCCATGGGTATTCGGGTGGGAACGTTTCTGCGTCGCTATCCCATGATGCGGGTCTCTGTGATCGTCTACGTGGCCCTACTACATCTGTGGGTCATGTTTGTGCTGCTCTCCACTACACCAAACTAA